The window CGCCTGCTCGTCGCTGTGCGCCGCGCCGCCCACCGGCTCGGCCACGGTAGTGGCGCCAGCCTCGCAAGTCGAGCCGACGCCCCCGGCGCCCGAGGCCGATCGCCTGTCGCGGCTGCCCCAGCCCGCTAACGGTGCGCACCAGGGGGTGGGGTCATGACGGCCTACCCGCGCTTGGCAGCGCTGCGCTCAGCGGGGCTGATGCTGCTCTGTACGGCGCTCGTCGGGGGGCTGTGCATCGCCGTCGCCCGCTACCTCGTGGTGTCGCCCGATGAGTATTCCTTCGTCCAGCAGCGCGCCGTCTACGCAGCTAAGCAGCCGATTCTGATGCTCCACGTGGGCGCCGGGATCGCGGCCATGGTGCTGGGCCTGGGACAATTCCTGGGGCGGCGTTGGCGGATGACGCGGGCGGCGCACCGCACGCTCGGGTGCGCCTACGTGGGCGCAGTGCTGCTGAGCGCCGGGGCGGGCCTGAACCTGTCCACGAGCACCTTTGAGGGGCCGCCGACGGGTGTCGCCTTCGCCGCCCTGGCCATCCTCTGGGTGACCAGTACGCTGATGGCCCTGGCGCGCGCCATGGTCGGTGATCACGCCGGCCATCGCCGCTGGATCATCCGCTCCTACGCGATGAGTTGTTCCGCGCTCACGATGCGCACGCAGCTGGGCGCTGCGATCTACGGCGCTGGCCTCAGCATGGCCGATGCCTACGTCATCGCTGCCTGGGGCGGGTGGGCCCTGAACCTGATCGTCGTGGAGTGGTGGATTCTCGCGCGCCAGCCTGGGGCGGCGAGGGAGGCGCCACGCCAGCGGGCGAGTGCGCAGGTGGGCTCGCCTGCTTACCAGGCGGGGGTGATCGCTGCCTATCGAGTAGAATAGGCAGAAGTTCATGTTTCGTGGTGCGCCGCCCGACCCCCTGAAGGTACGTGGCGGCGCAGTTTTCCGGGGGCTGTCGTCTCCGGCGCGACGCCTGCAGCACAGCCCTGGTCCTACCGGTGATTGCAACCGAGTGGATTGAGGTGGTGGGTGAAAAATCGAGAAATAGTGGCCGCAGACTTTGTCTCTTTTCGGGCGATGGTGTATTGATGTCGCCGTCAATGGCCCCATACCGAGGCCGTCG of the Pseudomonadota bacterium genome contains:
- a CDS encoding DUF2306 domain-containing protein encodes the protein MTAYPRLAALRSAGLMLLCTALVGGLCIAVARYLVVSPDEYSFVQQRAVYAAKQPILMLHVGAGIAAMVLGLGQFLGRRWRMTRAAHRTLGCAYVGAVLLSAGAGLNLSTSTFEGPPTGVAFAALAILWVTSTLMALARAMVGDHAGHRRWIIRSYAMSCSALTMRTQLGAAIYGAGLSMADAYVIAAWGGWALNLIVVEWWILARQPGAAREAPRQRASAQVGSPAYQAGVIAAYRVE